The following DNA comes from Nicotiana sylvestris chromosome 10, ASM39365v2, whole genome shotgun sequence.
AGGTAGGTATACTACTTACATAAAGAGGGGCATCCGCAACATTTAAATTCTAGATCCGCCTCTAGCTAAAATAtactaaaattatttttatttatcttGTAGTTTTTCATGTATTATCTCTACAATGGTGGCAACAATAAATCTAGAAACTTCTTTTGTAGGGATAGTTAGGGATAATTGTATATGGGAAAAGGCCAAAATTGTCCCTATACTATCGAAAATTAGTCACGTTTATATTCATTTCTACTTTCGGTCAAAATATATACCTGCCGTTAAGAAAGTAGACAAAATCGTCCCTAACCCTAATGGTTGTCCATGACTCAGCAACTAAAATGACACAGTGGACTCCATGTCACTATTTATTTACCATATGTAATAATAAATAACTAAACCCACTAAAATTAGTCTTCTCATTCTCTAATTTCCAGATTCAAGGCACAAATATTAACCAATTCTAATTTAAATAACAAGTTGTAGCTCTGAATAGTTTCAGCGTTCCAATGTTAGATTCTTTGTTCTATTCAATCCAAAACAGATCAAAAATTCCCGAAATGATTCTCACCCGATTGATTCTTCTTTGTTTGCTAAAAAGATTGTTCCGTCAAGATTTTACTGGTTCTAATATGTTGAAGCAGTAAAGAAATTTTTTAGCAAAAAAAGATTTTTTCGTTGGgtgaaatttaaaagaaaaaaagaggtcaTTGGTTAATGCGAGAGATGGAAGAAAAGAGAGGTGATTTTCTGACAAGTGACTGATAGTGTTTAAAGAGATGGTTTCTAGTGAAGCTTTTTGGTGGGTATTTTCGATGAGTGATTGCtgatgattttctaggtggaagaCGGTTGGAGTGGTGGTTCGAACACTGACTGGTAATGATGGAAATTTATGAAATAATTTTGTGGAGCAAGACAAGAACCTTGAATTTGTAGCAATGGTAGTATGTTGTTAGAGAAGGAGAGGACTAATTTTAGTGGGTTTAGTTATTTATTATTACAGATGGAAAATAAATGGTGACATAGAGTCCACCATGTCATTTTAGTGGTTGAGTCATGGACAGCCGTTAGGGTTAGCGACGATTTTGTCTGCCTTCTTAATAGCAGGCATATATTTGGACCGAAAGTAAAAACGGATATAAACGTGACTAATTTTCGATAGTATAAAGACAATTTTGGCCTTTTTTCCCCACTGTATATACCCTTAAACCAAATTGGTACTATTTATAATATTTCCTCTTTCAACTAAAAAAGACTagtgaaaaagaaaaactaaaaactcGAAGTCTTCCAATTATTATCCTCATGAATCATGATGCAAGACAAAAACATCTTAGAGCACACTTTGTGATATTCAGAAAGTTTTTTTACTTGatcttttttgttttgtaaatggTACACCCTTCGATCTATTTTAGTTTTCATGTACGCCCCTTAAGAAATTATTAATAAGAAAGATTTTTTGATTACTATACTTCGTATTTACTCTTCTCAGTTAGATGTTCTGTCGTATGCAGTCAATATTGTTTTACTGTTTATATAATAAAGAAGTTCTAAAAAACAACACCAACAATCACATTCTATTTCACTTATAAAATCTTTTTAATGTGCTATAATTGTTCTAACTTGCCAAGTCAACACAATAGGCGTTCAATGCAAAGAGATTTACTTGAAACGGCTAGAAAATTGTACAGTAAAGATTCATTTAACTGATTTTAACTTGTTTTAATTAAGGCATATTATTTAGTGATAAGGGTAACTTTAATTTACTATTATATTGATAAGTTTAATGATTTTTACATTAAATTAAACtttctttaatttaaaattttagttaGCTTCTTTTCTATGCCTCCTTATTGTCAGAATGACCATAATAATATCTCAAAGCCTTGCATTTATTGAATATTTCTGTACCCAAAGACCCTAAGTTGGTGGAACTTAAGTTAATGCAATCTTGTCATATTCAATGTATGTGCTATGTTTATATGATTGTGACCATAGTTAAGGAAACTTGACAATCCTACTCTACGAAAATTTATGATTAGGAGTTTTAGTATAAAATtgttgcaaaataaaaaaaacaaggaTTTTGTTACAAATAAAATCATAAACCACTATGGTTTTTAACTTTACTTTCCTGAGCAGAAACTGTAACTTGTATCAACAGCTTACAAAgggacaacagaagaagaaaaggaaaaagagaaaaaaaaaagaaaaaaaaaagaaaaaagagaccACAGGATGTGGGATCTCCATGTAGTTCTTTAAAGGAACAAAATAAAAATTGCAGAAACGTAGTTACAAATATATTTTCTAAGGAACCCATTGGTTAGAAATTTAAAAGTAATCTCgcctttttataaaaaaaattatcgtAAATTTCAGACATCATATGAGCTGGTTTCCAGAAATTATATTGGATTAGATTTTCAATAATTATAGCGCAAATTGTTCTCGGAAAACATTGTCTCAAAATCTATTTTCAAAAAACGTAAccaaaaaaactaaaagaaaccAAATCCAAATTCCACGTAGAGTATTCAGTTTTACAAGATTAAAAAAATAATGGGTGAAAGtcatttacactctccaattttaCTTTAAAAATCAAACTCCCCCTCCAACTATGAATAATTGACATTCTCCCCCTTTATCCTACACAATGTCATTTTCAATTTACTCCTGTATGTAATACTATTTTGCAGAATTAATTGACAACCAAGGATTGGACTACATTTTGAAAACCAGAAACGAGAGTATAGGATTGCGAGCgctttctctctctatatatatatgataATATAAGTTGAGCTTAAATGAAGAAGTAACGATTTATATAGCTGACCTCAACTTGTTTGTAATAGAGGCGTAACTCTtgttatatatattttcttataattCTTATTTCTATATGcttcttttttatttcattttacaCAATCTAGTTAACTTTATAAATTAGCCAGTCCTCAATTGTAACAGAGCAACCTTTTCTGTTGTTAGAAATGAAAAATTATTATCTAGGAATATTGAACTCCTTCCTAATAAAGTCCACATGCGTAAAAATGGAGGAACGAATATGAGAAACCTTTCAAAAAACATACTGGACCAAAAGATAGAATATTGTGTGAAGAAAACAACTAAAGGAAGAAAAAATGGCCTATCAGTTTGCATATACAGGCAGACACTAACATGGAGTAGGTTATGTTATAGTATATCGTATCTACATTAGAGGCATATTTATGCATATCAGACACTTaatgggcgtttggacataagaattataaaattccaaaaaaagtgTTTTTTAAAAGTGATAATGGTATtagaaaattagagttgtgtttggatataaatataatttggagttgtttttgaatttttgtgagtgatttgaagtgaaaattttgaaaaacaactttttggagtttttcaaatttccgataaattccaaaaatttatcttcaaataaaatttaaaattttcatggACAAATactgattcaaaaaaaaaaaagtaaaaaattgctTATGGCCAAACAGGTctaagtaggcgtttggacataaaaaatgttatttttgaaaaaagtagtatttggagttaagttaaaattggtatttgaaattatgtttggacatgtaTTTCAcgtgaaaaatatttttgttttgtgAGTGgagaaaaaaaatgatttttttttggaaaagtagtcttttgaaaaatttattttaaaaaagttTCCAAAAACTTACAAAATTTTATGGACAAATATGTTTTTGTAAAAATTCCcggaaaaggggaaaaagaaaattaTGGACAAACGGGTCCGTAATAGCATAAAAATGAAGCAAATACCATTATTATCAAGTTTATTGCTCTTTGCCCAAAGTCCTCGCCATGAGATCCCGTATGAACTTTCTTGATTTGATTCCAACGCGTAGTTATATTAAATTTTTACTTCTCCTTTAGATTAAGTCCCTTTTTACTCCCTCCGTATTTGTTTGACACATCAAAAGGACGTCGACGAATCAATTTTTAGAATAAAATCAACtagaaaattttattttcttaaaatcaAAATTTAAATATTTGAAATCTGAGGGGTTACGTTGTTTTTTCCACGTGTCTGTAAATATGGTCAGTATATGTAAAAAGCTAGCAAGGGTTAACTGGACCAGTTGGTGCTCCATTGGCCAAGTATGAAAGAGTACTAGAGTAGTGACGATAACTTTTGCTGTCAACTTCTAACTGCAGCAGAGTTAAGCACAATACGATAGTTGAGGGGCAAATTTAgaatttttctttttacttttttaatAGAAATGGAGCAAAGATATGCAGACATGATATAGTTTATCTTCAAGAAAACAGatctccatatatatatatatttgaacttgcttcaaatcaatattacatGGTAGATAGATTTAATAGTCAAGTTAAAATATTTGTAATCGATGCAAGCCAAGAAAAACGCAGAACAATCAAGTTCAAATGACACTCTAGACTGCATTGTCCAAATATGTATTAATAACTTTGTGTAGAAGAGTCAAAATAACGAATTCTGATTGAACCTATGGAAATCAGATTTCGAGATCTACAATATTGGTGCAGAGAGTATAAACCAAATTACTCATAGAGCTTAGTAGTCCCGTCATTGGCGCTCCAGGGCTGGGATGGATCTAGCGTAGCGGTGCCGGGTTTAATTGAACCCATTATTTTCGACGTGAAAcataaatttatatgtaaaaattatctAAAATAGGAACAAATAGTAGATATAAACCCATAACTTTAACAATATAGTGGGTTCAATACTAAAATTTTTAAAGGTTAAATCCAAAAAGTTCAAATTCTAAATCCGTCGCTGCTCCAAGGTACCACATATATGCAGAATAAATCCAACTCTTCGAAAGTAATTGTCTCTACACCATCCAAGTTAAACTATCCAGGATCGTATCATTTCTAGTCCTTTCATTACGTGATCGAACGTGCACAAACACGAAATTCAAACAAATAAGCACAatagaaaaaggggaaaaaatacATCAAACAAAGTATATATTTATGCATACAATCCTGCCTGATTGTTATGATATATTAAATAAATCAAAGGGACTTGATCACTTTTCCCAAAAGAATGAACAGAAGAGGTTTACTGTGGAGACTGAGCAACCGATAAAGCAACAGACATAAACTTAATGTAGCGGCCAACAACTTTATTAAGGGGCAAAAACTTGATCCCAAATTGTTCCAATGCATCAGCACAATCCATATGTAAAGCACCTAAATTTGAGATCATCGATCCAGAATCGTTTTTATTGAGTGATTTCATAGCTTCTTCGAGATCGCTCACTGCACTATCCATTGACTCTTTACAAGTACTCTGAATTGAATCTTTTGTTTGTGGTTCAACACCTGTGATTTTCGGAAGAATGTCGTTGGTCACGTTTCGGATCCTGTATGCGATTTCTGTACATGCATTTATGCTTTTCACCATTGCTTCATTCCAGTTTGTTGCTCCGTTCACAACCCTGTTGCACAAATTTGGTATAGTGCAAGTCTTGCAATATGGGCTCATTGGAATTACTTGAGCCTCACTGCTCTTTATGAGCACATAAAATGTAGCCACCATTAATAATAAACAATTATTCATCTTTCTTGAATTCATAGTTTTCATCTTTTATCCCTTATTATATAGGCTCAGAGAATTGTTctgtttccttctcttttttttctcggGCCTATTGGAATTGGGATGTAAACAAAAGAAATAATTCCGATGTTTTGAAAGATGGGTTGTATTTATGAGAAAGTATCGAATTGTAAGTGCCACTAAAATCTAGAGGTTCTACGTGTTCGTAGAAAAGACGTTTTGATTGTGCAGTTAATATTTCTCTAGAAAAAAATCAATTGTGAGAAAAAAGAGGTGTACCCTCTATTCTTTCTTAGGTTGATGGGGCACATCAATTACATATACGCGTTGAAGTTGGTCATATATGGAATTATGGATGGTACATGGATTCTGGTTATTTTCTAAAAAACATTGCACGgacctcttctttttttccttttaatttcttactgttatttttttaaaaaaaaaactagaaaGTTGGTGTTGGTTTAAAGATTTTAcggaaaagggttcaaaatgcccctaaactaTTGGAAAAGGTTTAGAAATACCATTCATCCacctttttggttcacttatgccctttgaccgttaggtcaatagtgaattaaaaataattacttaaaaaatatttttatttttttaaactaatgcacCAGTAGTCCACTAATTTTGTAAAGtcttctccttcttttttttcagtttttacaaaaaaatacttttttcccattgttttagttttttaaaagtatttttttgtaaaaactggaagAAACAattgtttttaataaaatattttcattttttaaaaactgaaaaaaaatattttcgtttttgaaaatattttttttcattttttttcagttttttaaagcattttttttgtaaaaactggggaaaattgtgaaaactgaaaaaaaaatattttcgttttttaacaaaatatttttcttttttaaaaat
Coding sequences within:
- the LOC138879869 gene encoding uncharacterized protein; this encodes MVATFYVLIKSSEAQVIPMSPYCKTCTIPNLCNRVVNGATNWNEAMVKSINACTEIAYRIRNVTNDILPKITGVEPQTKDSIQSTCKESMDSAVSDLEEAMKSLNKNDSGSMISNLGALHMDCADALEQFGIKFLPLNKVVGRYIKFMSVALSVAQSPQ